DNA from Aphis gossypii isolate Hap1 chromosome 3, ASM2018417v2, whole genome shotgun sequence:
cattataaaaataaatatctttaaaattgtaatttatataaacactatTAAAACTCTaactcatcataatattatatagatagttggtttatttaatgtacctattattattaaaacacctTATAAGCAATTGGTTatgttaatagaaaatatatatttttagaggatgacattttttaaatgagttataattatgtgaaatattaaaatatcataatacccttaaaaattaaaatatctataaaagcTTACGAGATgccttacataatattaaccttaaaaagtttgataataggtaagtTGTCTCATTAAAGTTAACAGCATAAAATCGATTCCACTTAACAAAAATTTGCTATGTAGTATGTAAAATGGAGACAGCACGATATGCGAGTGTGAAGTCCTCTTAAGAACGGTTAATACTGTTATTAACAGGAgtcagaatatttattttattgttttaaagacTGGTTGGAAGTTTAGAAccgaaataattatacaagaaTCGGTGCAACAAACATACTTCTCCGTTATTAATAAACGAAATATGAGTAAATTTAGAGTTGTCTGATTTCGAATTAAGTTCAACAAACAGATCACTCCGGAGTTGTctctattattacttattacactAGATTCGtttaggtttttattattttattacattttttaaatattataaaatgatattctaaataaataaacttagcTTTTTTCAgtccttatttttaattagttttcgaacttataaacttttaaataacataatatattttaagcaacAACCAGACAATACCAAGTACTcctttactttaaattattattgaggcTAAGGGAACTTTTATTaaggttaatattatatatcatatgaatatatgatacaataactaacttataaataaatagtataagcaaaataattctatacaatacaattttttcattaaaacagtttttaatctCTCCTGAACAATTCATGAAAATGGAATAATCTGGTTATTGCATTACTTGCATTGGACCCTTCAATTGTAGTATTTTTAtcacgtaaaataaatatagttattatacttactatatgtatattaaaattacaaccacgaaaaataaataaatcattaaacaagcaattttgtatcattaaaagtatctatttgattaatatttggttaattttttagtctttaggtaataaaattgCACACTTATATAAGTGAATAGTgattaatcataattcatattatattattatcattattataaaatggctTCAGAACAAACAATAAGTTTTCAAGTGTTATAGACTACAGCGAATATTTATCTCATGTTTGAAGTCAATTATCATGTTTCGTACCTAGTAAATTGACCTTAAGACCTATTATTGACCGGATGTCTACAATCAAATCGTGCTAACAGGATAGTACTGCAAATTGCGTATGTGATACCAAACATAAACAATGAGTGAACCGAatctaaattacattattgtatagttatattataatattatagttccaTGAGAAAAGGAGATTTGcagctaaaatattaatatgtatagctattaatatgtattatcagTACATGTACTGACAGTATAAAGGAATTAAGAGGAGATGCAATACTTTTGCTTCTCTTAGAAGTCATTCTCCATTCCGGTactaatcttttttttaattgttcatcccttttacacttataaaaaaattatttgattcataatttgtaaatttaaatatcttataaacgatacattacatattgaataatttttatatatttttgtataattttaaatagtttataattaatagtccTTACATATTGTCTGTGTTATTATCTAACTACTACCTATTTATTCATAGTGTAGATAAAACTGTTTCTCGTGATAATAGAtggtatatcatatttttttccgcAATGCCCTTTTTCGACCAAATTCAGCCTCGGTGCTCTTTTGTGAATACCATGAATGAcagaacgaaaaaaaaattctatacattttaaaatattttttatgagccGTAGGTGATCTACGCGATGGTGCTCTTGGAAAGTGATCGTGGTGCGTGCACAGTTTGGAAACcgctgttttatatattatactataatataggtaaatagagAACAGTACATATCAAACCATTCAcatcataacattataatattaatttattattgtatcggTTAGTGATGGCGATGGAAGTAATTTGATCGCGTAGAAGATGCAGATGCTACACTTTCATTTGCACATTTTTCTCCTCCTAAGTTGAAACGCCTATGATACCTACatagtaaatagtatttgtttttgatttatgtatCGATTACCTATGTTGTAATGTCGTCTATTAACACCACGCTAACAAATAAAACGCATTACATCCGCGGGGCAaacgtattacataatattattcagtaaGGGGCAGAGTAAAAACTGAAACTAAATCAATGTTAATATCAAAATcccttattaatattttgactcgATTAAAAGtcgtttttaatgtaaaaacttttataattttatatttttattacatatacctacgtaatagCTATATGCAACCAAACCTAcaccaaatatatttattgttagatatatataaatataacacaaacaTAACAATCGCTGTGGCGTTAATCTGGATTAAATTCTatactcaatattattacctgATTTGATTGTTAGTGTAATTCACAGCTAGCAGTTTGCAATCATTTCAGCGTTTGATCGTTTGATGTAATGATTCCAAGTTTTCTACGATTCGTACCAATAAATGACAATTTGTTTGTCATCTTAtctttaatgtttattgtaattttatataattataagcaggtttatattgttgtaaattaGATGGACAAATTACGAGTAATGAAAGAATAATGTGATTTTGAGCTACATGTCTTATAACCGcttccgaaaaaaaaaaggcgGTACATATCCGGTTATCGttttataccaatattatgGTAGGTAACTGGTAATCGTTTATAACATAGATTACCtaaccaatttattataatttaaaacattattttaagtgctattaactaaaatgatgtgaactaaaataaaaataaaaatttgatcttcaaaagcttataaaaaccatacctataggctataagtataaattgcaACTACTTATGATTGTACATTAAATTGTCCGATTGACatactttttaaacatttgtaaaaatgttgatcaacaatttatttataaaactaaacaaattttaaatatctataaatagctttaaattatactgaatatttttaaaatttcaatatgtatagaaaatgataatttaagtaatatagttGGTTAACtttcattttaatgattaatcgAAAAATAGTAGACTAAATTTAGTCATAGACTAAATCTTAAAGTATATGAAAATTTGATTACCTAATGTTGTCAACATTGAAGCATTAATTACTCATAAAAATGGATGAATCACTGAAGCACAATAATTGGCGGACCTCTTATATCTTTTGCGGACGGACTATCACAGTTGTGAGTGTTGTGACAAGACATTGTCTTGTAcgcaaaaaaacataatactacaataatttaatgttttaatgtaacGTTGTGAAGTGGTCAAAAAgggaaattttataaaattactggtggggggggggggttggcTGAACATTGAGTAATATATGCTCATCACACCTATATGTGTGCACTTCTGTACTAGAGCAGCTGTACCTTTAAACTTCTGAGGGGCTTAGTCTCCGCAAGCTCCCCTTCGATTTCCCCCTATGCAATCGTGTGAAGCAGTCGACACTGAGTCAATGGACtatcaaattttatgattgttCTGATATCTCAAGTAAGCAGTGACACACATTTACGCCACGGTTTAAGAGagtaataatgatagtaaaaGTGAAACGTTTATACCTACACTTCAAGTATATTATCTTAAGCCGcggattatacaatattaataataaatatacaaatacaaattatttgacaTATTAAGCTTATGTtgtaattataggtatttgtttAGCTATTAAATAGATTGATGATGGTGTATGATCGGGTGTGgaggtttttttgtttttaacggacactatttttttcaagtctaatttaggtatatttttattttttcctcaaTTTGAGTACTATTGATTATTACCGGTTGCATTTGAATATGAATCAAAATGAAATGTGTAATATGTGCTAACCGCGCTTTTATTATCTATCGCAGTTATTCTTAGATACCGTAATCCATCACCAAACAATATACCGTGTTATGACCCAGATTACCAAggcgtattttttatatatgtatatcaccACCTCGgagataatgaaatataataactgataaGGCTTATCGACAAATCTTCTCTGATAACAATTTATGGTCTCCCGTCGACTCACGAACTatagaaaattagatttacagtgtacattaattttcgtaaaaaaacATCATAGCGTCCACGAGatctatttaatacaaaatatacgtcCGTTCAGGACGTGGTCGCGAGACAGTTGAGTTTCGACTCGTGCAGTTGAGCTCGCGACTGCGTTTTACTCACTCAAACCAGTGTTGACAAAAAATACAGCCCTATGTTCAAGTTACAATACCTGAGGTTGCGATCGCGGTATATGCTCTTTTGTTTTATCGCCGTCTTCTCGTTCAGCGTTCTGTTCCTAATGTTTCAAAACAGTCTGAGCCGGCCAGCTATTGAGACGCTGGTCACGGAAACGCACAAGCAAATTAACAACTtcaaaaactttaaagtaattaaaccTGTTGTGGGGTCTGGTTAGAGTCGTTTTTCAATACCAGCATTTTGTTTTCTTTCCAGGACAATTTGAAGGTAGCTGAACAAAAAGAATTGGTGGTTAATGAAGACTATTTGTACGCATTGGGGTTTGTTTCAAAACCAGCCATTTATCCAATTCGTCTTGGAAGAACACTACGCTGCCCATTGTAGTCACATATGTATTGGATGATGAACACAGCCAAGCAATTGGGCTCGTTATGTGTGTGGCCAAGTATTTGCCCGACCGCGCAATACTTGTATACAACCTGGGAATACCGGACTACCAACTCCTTCTTGTAAAGACACACTCAacgttttcaataatattacactttttaagtttaaattactattgttgacaaaattaatatatgttttgtagATGCAAACATTTTGTAACAACAACACTCGGTGTACAATTGTCGATTTTGATCTATCAAAATTTCCGTCTCACGTAAGCCGTACACATATCAAAGCATATCGACCACTTGTATTacaggtatacattttattttaatcttttacatAAACTTTTAAGCATGACATTATGGTGTCTTAAGTAAATGTTACTACTTTTAATTGTACCTTTAGGATGCTTTGAATCGTGCTGGTGCTGTGATGTTTCTTGATCCAAATGTGCGGATAATATCTCCAAACGTCTCAAAACTTTTCACGCTCTACAGCAACAAGTCCATAGTTGGCTGGGAGACAAGAATGGCTACAACAAC
Protein-coding regions in this window:
- the LOC114124684 gene encoding LOW QUALITY PROTEIN: uncharacterized protein LOC114124684 (The sequence of the model RefSeq protein was modified relative to this genomic sequence to represent the inferred CDS: inserted 1 base in 1 codon), which gives rise to MFKLQYLRLRSRYMLFCFIAVFSFSVLFLMFQNSLSRPAIETLVTETHKQINNFKNFKDNLKVAEQKELVVNEDYLYALGFVSKPAIYPIXSWKNTTLPIVVTYVLDDEHSQAIGLVMCVAKYLPDRAILVYNLGIPDYQLLLMQTFCNNNTRCTIVDFDLSKFPSHVSRTHIKAYRPLVLQDALNRAGAVMFLDPNVRIISPNVSKLFTLYSNKSIVGWETRMATTTLTHPKMFDYFRTPADNFFFLPLVLVNKLIVYNTLDMHQDIMLPWIQCALISECISPIGAQTKGCRYDKKPQYRYSSCHGYDVSAFNIVLGIHYQFDSTPYVIKENEDDFFTKVSTTEADKDLQNLILNITDIPAVT